The following proteins come from a genomic window of Rutidosis leptorrhynchoides isolate AG116_Rl617_1_P2 chromosome 10, CSIRO_AGI_Rlap_v1, whole genome shotgun sequence:
- the LOC139870431 gene encoding D-galacturonate reductase-like yields MAKIPETMISSCDGPRPIPVIGMGTATLKEGSDQVEEAVIEAIKVGYRHFDTAALYQTEKPIGDAIREALTLGLIKSRAEVFITTKLWCNKTEGHLVLPAIKESLKNLGLEYVDLYLVHWPLKLNQDQFKVPIPTECVAPIDIKAVWKAMEECQNLKLTKSIGVSNFSIRKIQEIFSFAIIRPAVNQVEMNPLWQQKLLNQFCKENNILLTAYSPLGAIGTSWGHNRVMESDVLQDIANSKGKTVAQISLRWMYEQGVSFVVKSFNTERMKQNLDIFDWSLTEEELKKICCIPQRKHLYLIGSMVTEHNDVMAEIDAELALN; encoded by the exons ATGGCGAAAATTCCAGAGACAATGATAAGCTCTTGTGATGGTCCTAGACCAATTCCAGTTATCGGAATGGGGACGGCAACATTAAAGGAAGGAAGTGATCAGGTTGAGGAGGCAGTTATCGAAGCCATTAAAGTCGGTTATCGACATTTTGACACGGCTGCACTCTATCAAACCGAGAAACCTATTGGGGACGCCATTAGAGAGGCTCTAACTTTAGGTCTCATCAAGTCTCGAGCCGAGGTTTTCATTACGACCAAATTGTGGTGTAACAAAACTGAAGGCCATCTTGTTTTGCCAGCCATTAAGGAAAGTCTTAA AAATTTGGGACTCGAATACGTAGATCTGTATTTGGTACATTGGCCACTAAAGCTCAACCAAGATCAGTTCAAAGTTCCGATTCCAACCGAGTGTGTAGCCCCAATCGATATCAAGGCTGTTTGGAAAGCAATGGAAGAGTGTCAAAATCTCAAACTTACGAAATCAATTGGTGTTAGCAATTTCTCTATTCGAAAAATTCAAGAAATTTTTTCCTTTGCTATAATCCGTCCTGCTGTTAATCAG GTTGAGATGAATCCACTATGGCAGCAGAAACTACTCAATCAATTTTGCAAAGAGAATAACATCCTTCTCACTGCTTACTCGCCTTTAGGAGCGATTGGGACTTCTTGGGGACACAATCGTGTAATGGAATCCGATGTTCTTCAAGACATTGCCAATTCCAAAGGAAAGACTGTTGCGCAG ATTTCTCTAAGATGGATGTATGAGCAAGGTGTTAGTTTTGTAGTAAAAAGTTTTAACACAGAGAGGATGAAGCAGAATCTAGACATATTCGACTGGTCTTTGACAGAGGAAGAATTGAAGAAAATATGTTGCATTCCTCAGCGGAAACATCTTTACTTAATCGGCTCAATGGTGACAGAGCATAACGATGTAATGGCGGAGATTGATGCAGAGCTAGCTTTGAATTAA